Proteins from a single region of Juglans microcarpa x Juglans regia isolate MS1-56 chromosome 5S, Jm3101_v1.0, whole genome shotgun sequence:
- the LOC121268059 gene encoding receptor-like cytoplasmic kinase 176 yields MGACWSNGIKAVTPSYTGFNSKTVSRDGNDMCSSSGKFSSASMPMTPRSEDEILQASNLKNFGFSELKMATRNFRPDSVLGEGGFGSVFKGWIDEHSLTATKPGTGLVIAVKRLNQEGLQGHREWLAEINYLGQLHHPNLVKLIGYCVEDEQRLLVYEFMPKGSMENHLFRRGSHFQPLSWSVRMKVALGAAKGLAFLHNAESQVIYRDFKTSNILLDSNYNAKLSDFGLARDGPAGDKSHVSTRVLGTYGYAAPEYLATGHLTAKSDVYSFGVVLLELLSGRRCIDKNRPSGQHNLVDWAKPYLNSKRRIYHVLDNRLQGQYSLDRAQKMATLALQCLAVEPKNRPNMNDVVAALEGLQETPRSKHKEQHGNVHNHSNGVPRSSRSTMEVASKPSTYPRPSASLAYA; encoded by the exons ATGGGGGCTTGCTGGAGCAATGGGATTAAGGCCGTGACTCCTTCTTATACAG GGTTCAATTCAAAAACTGTGAGCAGAGATGGGAATGATATGTGTAGTTCCAGTGGCAAGTTCTCGTCAGCTTCCATGCCCATGACTCCTAGGAGTGAGGATGAGATCTTGCAGGCCAGCAACTTAAAGAATTTCGGCTTCAGTGAACTCAAAATGGCCACAAGGAACTTCCGCCCTGATAGTGTATTAGGAGAGGGTGGGTTCGGTTCAGTTTTCAAGGGTTGGATTGACGAGCACTCGCTTACAGCTACCAAGCCTGGGACTGGCCTAGTGATCGCTGTGAAGAGGCTCAACCAGGAAGGGCTCCAGGGTCACAGGGAATGGCTG GCAGAGATCAACTATCTTGGGCAGTTGCATCATCCTAATCTTGTGAAGTTGATTGGTTACTGCGTAGAGGATGAGCAACGGCTTCTGGTATATGAGTTCATGCCTAAGGGCAGCATGGAAAATCATCTATTTCGAA GGGGTTCTCATTTCCAGCCACTTTCGTGGAGTGTCCGAATGAAAGTGGCTCTTGGTGCTGCAAAGGGACTTGCTTTTCTTCACAATGCTGAATCACAAGTTATATATCGTGATTTTAAGACTTCTAATATCCTGCTTGATTCG AATTACAATGCAAAACTTTCTGATTTTGGGCTGGCTAGGGATGGGCCAGCTGGAGATAAAAGCCATGTCTCTACTAGGGTTTTGGGAACCTACGGATATGCTGCTCCGGAGTATCTAGCCACAG GTCATCTGACTGCCAAAAGTGATGTATATAGCTTCGGAGTTGTACTTCTAGAACTGCTATCGGGGCGTCGATGTATAGACAAGAACCGGCCATCTGGTCAACATAACCTAGTGGACTGGGCGAAACCCTACTTAAACAGTAAACGTAGGATCTACCATGTTCTGGATAACCGTCTTCAAGGCCAGTACTCACTGGATCGGGCCCAAAAGATGGCTACCCTTGCACTCCAATGCCTTGCTGTGGAACCCAAGAACAGGCCAAACATGAATGACGTGGTAGCAGCATTAGAGGGGCTGCAGGAGACACCAAGAAGCAAGCACAAAGAGCAACATGGAAACGTTCATAACCATTCCAATGGAGTTCCTCGGTCATCCAGAAGTACCATGGAGGTGGCTTCGAAACCCAGCACTTACCCAAGGCCTTCTGCTTCTCTGGCTTATGCCTAA